AAAGCGTAGCGCTGAAACGAATTCGCAGCACGGAATGCCCGGCGGCATCGGCCGCTAATGCATTCTCACCCACCGCACGCAGCAGTAATCCGGCGCGGGTGAAGCGCAGCACGCCCCACAAAACAATGGCGATCACGACCGCCAGATAAAACACTGGGCTTTGGGAAAACAACGCGCGTCCCACTACCGGCAAATCCGCCAGGATTGGCAACTTAAGTATCGAAACCGAACGCATCGATCCGGCTGCAGGCGCACCACTCAGCCATAGCTGCCGAATCAGCGAGGTCGCGCCAATGGCGAACAGGTTAAAACCGATGCCCATCACGATTTGGTTAGCGCGTGCCAGCACGGTACCTAACGCCAGCAGCAGCGCGGCGAGCAAACCACCCAGCATGCCCGCGCCAAGCGCCAGCAGCGGCGAACCGGTTAAAGCCAGCCCTAGCGCTGAGATGGAGGCACCGAAGAGCATTAAGCCTTCCAGCCCAATGGTGAAAACCCCCGCACGTTCAGAAACGGTTTCTCCTAGCGCCGCCAGCAATACCGGCACGCACAGGCGCAACCCACCCGCAAGAAACAGCGCCAGAGTTACAGTGTTGAATTCCATACCGGCCTCCCTTTCACCAGCATTACGCCGCTTAAAACCGCCAGAATCAGAATCGGCATACCGCCCAGAACATCGGCTATTGCCGCAGGAATCGAAAAGGTAGTTTGTAGTGCCAGCGCAGCACTGTTAACCGCACCAAAGTAGAGTGAGACGATTACCGCCCCAAACGGTTGCAGTCCGGCGAGAAATGACACCGCCAGTCCTTCAAAACCTAATCCCGATGAGAAGCCGTCGATCAGGCGATAATGCACGCCGAGCACTTCAAAGGTGCCCGCCAGGCCGCTGATGGCACCAGAAATTGCCATGCTGGAGAGCACGGTTTTAGCGGCAGATTGTCCCTGTAAGCGCACAAAGCGTGGACTTTGCCCACTGGCGCGCAGTTTTAAACCGAAGGCGCTATGGTTGAGCATCACCCACACTGCCACGGCGATCAGCAGCGCCAGAAACACGCCCGCATGCAGTCGCGTGCCCTCAATCACCTGCTGAAATACGCCATCGGCCGGAAGCTGCGCTGACATATTGAAATTTGAGTTCACCGGGCGCATCGGTCCCTGCACCAGATACTTCAGCAAATAGATGGCGATAAAATTCATCATCAACGTAACGATGATTTCATCGATGCCACGCCACACTTTCAGCAGTGCCGGGATCGCGCCCCAGATAGCACCACACAAAGCACCGCTGATAATTGCCAGTGGCAGCAGCGCCGCCCCCACATCACCGAAGGCGAGAAACGGCAACATCGCGCCAATCGCTCCCATCTGCAGCTGCCCTTCGCCGCCGAGATTAAACATGCCGCCACGAATGGCGATCAGTGCGCCGAGCGCCACCAGCAGGCGTGGCGTCATAAACACCAGCGTGTCCGAAAATGCACGGATATTACCGAATGCGCCGTCAATGGCGGTGGACAGCGCCGCATGCGTCGGCACGCCCATGCCAGCGATGAGGGCTAAGCCCACCCCTAACGAGCCGACAAAGGCACTGAGTGTGATCCACAACGATCGTGACGCGCTGAGCTGTGCCAGCACGCGGCGCAAGGAAGCGCTGGTTTGTGCCAGCGTGGTGACGGAATCAGACATGCACACCTCCAGTCATCTGCGCACTGTGACCCGATGTCATCAAGGTGCCAATTCGTTCCATATTCATCTCATCACCCACTACAGTGCCGGTAATACGTCCACCGTTCATCACGACGATGCGGTCCGATACGCGAATTAATTCTTCAATGTTTGAGGAGATAATCATGACCGCGGTGCCCGCATCTGCCGCATCAGCGAGGCGCGTGAGCACCGCTTCCGCTGCCGCCATATCAAGACCGCGCGTCGGTTGATACACCACGATAATTGACACCGCCTGCGCCAGTGCGCGCGCCACCACGATCTTTTGCTGATTGCCACCCGACAGCGAGCGCGCCGGGCTGGCATGGGAATGAGTGCGAATATCGGCGTGTTCGATCATCTCGATGGCGCGCCGGGCAATCGCCGGATGATCAAGTAAACCCAGGCGGCGATAGGCGCCACGCATAATGTCGGGATAGAGCAAGTTGTGAGAGACTGGCAAATCGAGCGACAACCCTTCGTGATGACGATCCTGCGGCACCAGCGCCAGGGTGACGTTGTCACTTAAGCGCGCGACGTCACCGCTGTCCGGCTGCAGTTCACCCGCCAATAAGGCAAACAGCTCGCTCTGCCCGTTACCCTCTACGCCCGCGACACCAATCACCTCGCGCGATGCCAGCGTTAAGTTGATGTCATGCAAACCTGGAGAGCCGCTGCCAGGACGCACCTGAATGTTGTTCAGACGCAACTGCTCGGCTCCGCTACTGCGCTGTAAACCCAGTCGCGTGCCGCTGCTGACCGCGCGCCCAACGATTTTCTCCACCAGTTCGTCCGGCGAACAGCCAGCGGTTACTCCGCTGCCGTTGGTTTTACCGCGACGCAAAATGGTGTAGCGATCGGTATTTGCCAGCACTTCATCGACGTTATGCGTGACCACCGCCACCGCCGTGCCGCTGGCACAGATGCGGCGCAGTGTTGCGTACAATGCAGCGATCTCTGTGGGGGTGAGAATGGTGGAAGGCTCATCCAGCAGCAGCACGCGCGTGTCATTGACCAGCGCTTTGAGAATCTCAACCCGCTGCTGCAACGCCAGCGGCAAGTGAGCGACCCGCGCTGCCGGATCGAGATCAACGCCGTAGTGCTGCATAAAGGCACGGATGTCAGCATGACGGCGAAACGCTTTGCGCCGATCGCCACGTGCCACCAGCGCGAGGTTCTCTGCGACGCTGAAGGGTGCCACCAGTTTGAAATGCTGATGCACCATGCCAATGCCATTGGCGATGGCATTGGCTGGTCGTCGGTGAATCACCTGACGTCCGCCCATCAGCACTCCGCCTTCCGTTGGCTCATGCACGCCATACAGAATGTTCATCAATGTCGATTTGCCCGCGCCGTTTTCACCCAGCAGCGCGTGTATCTCGCCGGGAAAGAGCGACAACGAAACCTTGTCCAGCGCGACAAAGCCGTTGGCATAGCGCTTTGAGACGTGATCGAGTTCGATAAGCGGGCTCGACATGATATCAATCCTCAACCTTGACCTTGCCGGATTTGATGTCGTCCATCACCTTAAACACCTTGTCCTGCACCGCTTTATCCACGTGGGCAAAGGGTTTCGACAGGGTCCAGCCGTTGGTTTTCAGGTTTTCGGTAATGATGCGATTGCCTAACTGATGATCGGCATAATGCTTGCCGATATCGGCGTAGGATTTATCAAAGTTCATCACCGTTGAGGTCATAATCGAATTAGGAAACGATTTGGCTTGATCGGTATAAGAACCAATGGTCAGCACGCCCTCTTCATCCGCCGCTTGTTGAATCCCGGCATCGGCGGTATCAGCAGAAGGAATAACGAAATCGGCACCGCGCGCGATGGCGCCTGTCGCAATCTCTTTGGCGCGCGCCACGTCAGTAAAGGAGCCAACGTAGGCGGAATCGACCACGACCCTGGGATTAACATAGGCGGCACCTTTCTTGATGAACTGCACGGTGCGTTCTGCCGACGGAATCGGTTCACCGCTGATGACCGCAATATGCCCGCTTTTACTGGCGGAAGCCGCCAGAGCACCGAGCACAAAACCGTATTCATCCCAATCCACTGACCATGCCGAGTAGTTAGGTAGATTATTGGTCGAACCCTCATAGGAATAGAGGACAAACTGGGTGTTCGGGAATGCCCGTGCTACCTCTTTGATCGCCGCGGAATAGCCGGATGAGTGCGCAATGATTAGCTTCACGCCGTCAGAGGCGAGCTGGCGTAACACCGATGGCGCTGCTTCGTAAGTGGTATGTTCAAGATAGCTCGGCGCGAAACCCTGTTGCGTGGCCATCGATTTGAATGCGGCATAACCCGCCATATCCCATGAACCTTGGGTGACGGTCTGCGTGAACAGTGCCGCCACGCGTGGTTTGCTCTCATCGGCTTGCACCATGGCGCTGCTGCCCATCGCCGCCGCTACCGCAACAGCCAACATCATTTTCATTTTCATCGCTCGACTCCTGGCAATCCGCATCGCGGAAAAAAGGTGGGTGACTATGTGTTGTTCCCAATCGCCATCAATGACGACACTACACTGCATTCGCGCGTTGGTATTCGCGTGCGTGGGTGTTGACGCCATGCTGCTCCAGCACTTCCAGCACCTCAGTGCCAACCGTGCGCAAATCGTCAATAAAGTCCGGTACTATCACCGTCACACCATCAAGTTGTGCGCCTTTAATAATCGCTGCCAATTTCCTGCCGATGGTTTCAGGCGACCCGACCAACGCGGCGCGTGTCATCGAGTTGCGCTGCTCGCCCTGCGACACAAAACGCTGCGCCATGGTGTTCTGCTTGAAGCTCTTATCGCCGGAGTATTCGCGCGTCTGATTATCCAGCGCGATGGTGTCGACGCCCGCGTCATACAGCGCCACCCGCTCATGTGCTTCAGCATCCGTTGCGCCTGGCACGATGGTGAAAAGCCCGTAGGTTTTGAAGTCCGGTTTGCCCTGCTGCATAGCGAGTTCTTTGGCACGCAGCCCGGTTTTGATGAAGTCGTCATGATCCGAACCAAGCATAAAGCTGCCGGTACAGTGCTCCATGGTGAACAGAAAACCGCGGTCTGAGGCACCGGCACAGATAATCGGCGGTGGCGATGCCGGTTTTGGGTTCGACATGCAATCGGTCAGCTGGTAATGCTTGCCGTTATGATTGACGCGATCTTCCGTCCATAACCGCTTCAGCACCGTCAGCCACTCCGCCGCCAGTTCGTAGCGCTCGGCATGATCGAGATCTATCCACAAGCCCATTTGCCCCTGATCGGTAGGATTTGAACCGGAGACGATATTCAGACCAAAACGTCCCTGCGAGATTTGATCCAGCACCGCGCTCATTTTCGCTACCACCGCCGGATGAAACACCATGGTGTGTACCGTGCCCCACACGCCAATACGGCTGGTGGCTTCGGCAATCCCCGCCATGGTTGTCAGGCTTTCCAGCGTCACGTCCCAATGCTGTGAGGGCCCACCGTAGCCGCGCCATTTCGCCATCGACAGCGCAAAATCAAATCCCAGCTGTTCCGCCAGCATCGCCACCTGCTTGTTGTAATCGTATGTGGCTGGTAGCTGCGGGCTGGTGGTAGAGGTAATCCAGCCGCCGTTGCCAACCGGCAGAAAGACGCCGAACTCAACATTTTTCGCGCTAGTCATTTCAACTCCTCAGTTCAATGCACAGGCGAGTGAAGGCTCGCCATAAAGTCGCGGGTAATTTGGTTAAACAGCGGGGTTTCAGTCTCGGAAAAACTGTGGCCACCCTGCGGCACAATTTTCAGCTGCGCGCCGGGGATGTTCTCGGCCAGCAGGCGTGATTGGTAGGGCGGCGTCAGAATGTCGTCCTGCGCACACATCACCAGCGTTGGCGTTTGGATCTGTGGCAGCGCGGCGCTGGCATCGTGCGCCATAATCGCGTCAATACGGCTCAGCACCACGTCGCGCGCCGGAAAGCGTGTTGCCGAAGCCAGCAGCGCGGGCGATAAGGTGTCGGCGTTGGCCTTGATATGTTCTGGCGGATAGAGAAAAAGCGCGCTGCCATGCACATACTCTTCCAGTGAGCTACCTAGCAGCAGCGCACGGCGCATACGGAAGCACCAGTTGAAATGCATATCTGACTTGGCCCAGCTGGCGTACTGCACCATGCCCGCCAGCAGCTGCGGTTGACGTGCCGCCAGAATCTGGCCAATCGCGCCGCCGGTAGAGTGCCCGACTAAAATCGGACGATGCAGCTGCAGCGCGGCAATCAACGCCTGCAAATCGTCCACCAGCGTATCGATGCTGTAAGGTCCGGTAGGATGATCGGACTGGCCTGCACCACGTTGATCGTAAGTCACCACGGTAAAGTCATCCGCGAAAGCACTGACCTGTGGTTGCCAGTAAGCGGCGGTTCCGCCGAGTCCGGAGACAAAAATGATCGTCGGTCCCTGTCCCGCAATTTCATAATGGGTGCGAATTCCGTTAGTCATGATGCTCGGCATCGATTTCCCCCTAGTGGATTTTTGCCTGTCTGCAGCGATGACTAATAAGTACCATGCACTTTCCTGCCAGCTGTAATATCGAATGCAGCACGCGGCGTTGCCGCTTTTAGAACGCGCGGGACGTGCAGCACATCGATCCGGTCGCCAAAAATCGCGACGCTACCAACCGGGTCGATCACTCAATCAAATTCCCGGCACACATGCTTAAGAAATTGATGGGCGGCAAAGGAGAGCGTGCGGTCGCGATGCACACAGATCTCGATGTTGGCCGATTCCATGGCTTCGTTATCAATCGGTATGGCAATCAACCTGTTCTGTTCTATTTCACGTGCGGCTATTTGTTTCGGACCAATGGTTAACGTGCGCCCGGCAATGGCCATCGCTTTGGTCAGTTCGAGATTGTTGGTGTTCACTATCGAACGCGGGTTGAGATGCAGGCTGCGCGTGACTTTGTCGAAAGTTTGCCGCATGCCAAAACTGGACACCGGCAGCGCCACCGGATAAAAACAGATGTCTTCAAGGGAAAGGGATTGGTGCTGGGCAAGCGGATGCTGCGGGGAAACCAGGCACTGAATTGGTGCAGGACAGCGTTTAATCACTTCTATTCCAGGGCGATCGCCCATGTTGAAGACGATGCCAATATCGATCTCATCACGAATGATGGCCTCAATGGTCCGATCGGAAGATTCGCTGTTAATGGAGAACTGAATCGCGGGGTAGTTTTCATTAAAGTCAGTCATGATGCGCGGCAAAATAGCCTGCACCACCGCTTCAATCACCCAAATTTTCACTTCGCCTTCGCGCAACCCTTTTAAGTTTTTGATCGACTCGTGAATGCGGTCGAGGTCGCGACACATCTTGCGCGTAAAGCGCTCGAGCATCATGCCTGCCGGGGTCAGGCGAATGCCGGTATTACTACGTTCAAGCAGCATCACGCCAAGCGTATGTTCGAGTAAGGCGATTTGCCGACTAATGGCCGAGGGCGCGACGTGCAGACGATCCGCTGCGCGCCTGATCGATCCGGTGGCAGCGACTTCGTTGAAGTATTTATAGGTGTTGAGGTTCACTTACATCGCCCTGTGTAAAGGATTTATCGCACAAGGTGATGCAAGAGTTATTCCATATCTCGAAACATTACTTACTGGGATTAATTATACTCACGGTGTCTGACTCAATACCCTGTTGCCTAAGCATGTAACCTAAATCATCCACTAAATCAGTAATGATATAAATGCGACTTCCAGGATAATGTATTTGTTGGCTGATTATGTGCTGGCACAACCTTTCCATTCCTCTAACCTCATTATTTACCCCGTCAGTTTCACCCGACATATCGATTAACCCGGGATAGCTCTCCCCTTCATAACTCATAACCTCATGGGCAAAGGTCCAAATTTTAACCTGCCCGCCTTCAGCGGATAAATCCGCCTTCTCGGTAACAAAATCCTGGAATTCCCCATTAAAATAATGGCGCATGCTATGTGATATATCGATATACCATACTTCATTGAGATGGCGTTTAAAGAGGTGTGTTTGTTGTAAAAAATCTTCAAACGCCTGAGTTTCTGTCGTATCTGGTGAGACTTGGGTGAAAAGCATTTGGCGACTGTTATTCACATGACGGTGATTATCGATGCCATCATAATTAACTACCACCACCTGTCCATGTTGCGGACAAACACCGGCAGAATATTTATTGAACACGATATCAATATGCGCATCGGTCAATTCGATACGTTGTTTACATTCGATAATTAACGTTGAGTTTTGAGCAGTAACATTTTCATCAGTGGTAAGCACTAAGTCGGGATGAATCGCATCATTATCTTGGTTCACATAGCGGGGTTGATAAATCAACTTGTAATCAGAATGCGGATGCGTCGCAAGCGTTGCTGTTTTTCCTAACGCCAGTGGCGAGCGGCCATCTTGCGCGGCTTTGAGCTGGAATCCGCAGCGGGATAATTGCTGACAGCTAATAGCAATTATCCAGATTTCATACACTTGCCATCTGAATTTCCAAAAGGGCAATTCAACAAATCCACTGGCAATTTGTAAGATATTTTCATGGCCGAAATGGGTTTGGACTTCAGTTAATAACTCAGCATAACCAGGATGATTTTTGACAACCTCTTCAATATGGCCATTTTTTTCATGATATCTATCGCCAATGTAACAATTATTCAACCCCTTAAAGATAGTATAATGTTCATCGCCGTAGATTTTGTTTGCGCGTTTAAGAATTGAAAAAAGCTCTAATGCACTCCAGTCAATGTTATTATCGCTAATATCAATGGAAAGTTTATTAATAACTTCATGCCCCATCCAATCCATCACATCATTCTTGACGCGCCGCATCTGCTCGTAATCTCCGGGCATCAAGGTTTTGAGTTGTTCAAAATGACGAAATGCTTCCATGGTAAAATCCACGTTACCACTGTCTGTTTCAACTTGCCATTG
The nucleotide sequence above comes from Pantoea nemavictus. Encoded proteins:
- a CDS encoding LysR substrate-binding domain-containing protein; translated protein: MNLNTYKYFNEVAATGSIRRAADRLHVAPSAISRQIALLEHTLGVMLLERSNTGIRLTPAGMMLERFTRKMCRDLDRIHESIKNLKGLREGEVKIWVIEAVVQAILPRIMTDFNENYPAIQFSINSESSDRTIEAIIRDEIDIGIVFNMGDRPGIEVIKRCPAPIQCLVSPQHPLAQHQSLSLEDICFYPVALPVSSFGMRQTFDKVTRSLHLNPRSIVNTNNLELTKAMAIAGRTLTIGPKQIAAREIEQNRLIAIPIDNEAMESANIEICVHRDRTLSFAAHQFLKHVCREFD
- a CDS encoding BMP family protein; this translates as MKMKMMLAVAVAAAMGSSAMVQADESKPRVAALFTQTVTQGSWDMAGYAAFKSMATQQGFAPSYLEHTTYEAAPSVLRQLASDGVKLIIAHSSGYSAAIKEVARAFPNTQFVLYSYEGSTNNLPNYSAWSVDWDEYGFVLGALAASASKSGHIAVISGEPIPSAERTVQFIKKGAAYVNPRVVVDSAYVGSFTDVARAKEIATGAIARGADFVIPSADTADAGIQQAADEEGVLTIGSYTDQAKSFPNSIMTSTVMNFDKSYADIGKHYADHQLGNRIITENLKTNGWTLSKPFAHVDKAVQDKVFKVMDDIKSGKVKVED
- a CDS encoding ABC transporter ATP-binding protein → MSSPLIELDHVSKRYANGFVALDKVSLSLFPGEIHALLGENGAGKSTLMNILYGVHEPTEGGVLMGGRQVIHRRPANAIANGIGMVHQHFKLVAPFSVAENLALVARGDRRKAFRRHADIRAFMQHYGVDLDPAARVAHLPLALQQRVEILKALVNDTRVLLLDEPSTILTPTEIAALYATLRRICASGTAVAVVTHNVDEVLANTDRYTILRRGKTNGSGVTAGCSPDELVEKIVGRAVSSGTRLGLQRSSGAEQLRLNNIQVRPGSGSPGLHDINLTLASREVIGVAGVEGNGQSELFALLAGELQPDSGDVARLSDNVTLALVPQDRHHEGLSLDLPVSHNLLYPDIMRGAYRRLGLLDHPAIARRAIEMIEHADIRTHSHASPARSLSGGNQQKIVVARALAQAVSIIVVYQPTRGLDMAAAEAVLTRLADAADAGTAVMIISSNIEELIRVSDRIVVMNGGRITGTVVGDEMNMERIGTLMTSGHSAQMTGGVHV
- a CDS encoding alpha/beta fold hydrolase; translation: MTNGIRTHYEIAGQGPTIIFVSGLGGTAAYWQPQVSAFADDFTVVTYDQRGAGQSDHPTGPYSIDTLVDDLQALIAALQLHRPILVGHSTGGAIGQILAARQPQLLAGMVQYASWAKSDMHFNWCFRMRRALLLGSSLEEYVHGSALFLYPPEHIKANADTLSPALLASATRFPARDVVLSRIDAIMAHDASAALPQIQTPTLVMCAQDDILTPPYQSRLLAENIPGAQLKIVPQGGHSFSETETPLFNQITRDFMASLHSPVH
- a CDS encoding ABC transporter permease — translated: MSDSVTTLAQTSASLRRVLAQLSASRSLWITLSAFVGSLGVGLALIAGMGVPTHAALSTAIDGAFGNIRAFSDTLVFMTPRLLVALGALIAIRGGMFNLGGEGQLQMGAIGAMLPFLAFGDVGAALLPLAIISGALCGAIWGAIPALLKVWRGIDEIIVTLMMNFIAIYLLKYLVQGPMRPVNSNFNMSAQLPADGVFQQVIEGTRLHAGVFLALLIAVAVWVMLNHSAFGLKLRASGQSPRFVRLQGQSAAKTVLSSMAISGAISGLAGTFEVLGVHYRLIDGFSSGLGFEGLAVSFLAGLQPFGAVIVSLYFGAVNSAALALQTTFSIPAAIADVLGGMPILILAVLSGVMLVKGRPVWNSTL
- a CDS encoding ABC transporter permease — translated: MEFNTVTLALFLAGGLRLCVPVLLAALGETVSERAGVFTIGLEGLMLFGASISALGLALTGSPLLALGAGMLGGLLAALLLALGTVLARANQIVMGIGFNLFAIGATSLIRQLWLSGAPAAGSMRSVSILKLPILADLPVVGRALFSQSPVFYLAVVIAIVLWGVLRFTRAGLLLRAVGENALAADAAGHSVLRIRFSATLFTGLMAGLGGAYLCIVASGGTFVDNMTAGRGYLAIAITIFARWMPLRVLIVATLLGLLEALQFQGQYLGVNIAPALLMAMPFVVALIAWIMMGKAGAAPGDLGRPFLRHSGR
- a CDS encoding LLM class flavin-dependent oxidoreductase is translated as MTSAKNVEFGVFLPVGNGGWITSTTSPQLPATYDYNKQVAMLAEQLGFDFALSMAKWRGYGGPSQHWDVTLESLTTMAGIAEATSRIGVWGTVHTMVFHPAVVAKMSAVLDQISQGRFGLNIVSGSNPTDQGQMGLWIDLDHAERYELAAEWLTVLKRLWTEDRVNHNGKHYQLTDCMSNPKPASPPPIICAGASDRGFLFTMEHCTGSFMLGSDHDDFIKTGLRAKELAMQQGKPDFKTYGLFTIVPGATDAEAHERVALYDAGVDTIALDNQTREYSGDKSFKQNTMAQRFVSQGEQRNSMTRAALVGSPETIGRKLAAIIKGAQLDGVTVIVPDFIDDLRTVGTEVLEVLEQHGVNTHAREYQRANAV